TAGTAAGTAATTTATTACTAAGGACATAATAAAGGATTTCTTTCTTTTGATGTATGCAGCCCTTCTTGTTGTGGCGGATGGTGAATTCACAGTGGGGATGGAATTCAGTTCAAGGGAGGCAGTAATCAAGGCAATGAAAGATTATAGCATCCGAAGAAGTTTAGACTATCGGGTATATGAGTCGGAACCCACGACATTCTATGCCAAATGTACAGAATATGGCAATGGTTGTGACTGGTTGATCAGGGTAACCAAAATGCAGAAGAAGTACTGTTGGGAGATAAGGAGGTACAATGGAAGTCACACGTGTACCAGGTCAACTATTTCTCAAGCCCTCGGTACCAATCCATGTAACTTTCCAATTGATAATGTAAAGGCATCAAGTCATCAGAGAGAATGTGACTATACCGGTTGGTCCACTGCATCACCCAAGAAGAGTGGGTATTGGCCCAATCTTGATTCTTAGGCCCAGTTAGAACTTTGCCGTATGATGCACCTAAATTCTGCTCTAGAGTAGGAACACCCTGTCTCATACCAAATTGCCTCATGACTCTATCAGTTGCATGCCACTCGATGCATTCAAAGGATATAAGTGGCACTCTGGCACTCCAAATAACCAAATTATGACGGATGGCTAAAGGAATCAAGTCTGGGTCAATGTCTCCAATGCCATAAGGCTGCCAAACAAACTGGACACATGGAACAATTCAGATGAGTACCCAAAAATTAACTCACTTAACAAGCTACATACGGTATTAGTATTTTACAACATACCTGTCCTTCTTGTAGATCATCTAACAACCTCCTGTAATTTTCAAGCGAAGTGTATCGGTAGCCATAGTTTTCACCCTCCCAGTCACGCCACCTGCCGTCCgacaattaattaattgactTATCTTGTCAAAAACAAATTACATTATCTAGAACTTCTTTCAATGCATACTATAATCACAATTACCTGTTTGCAATTGGAAACAATCGGGGATTGCCGGGAATCGGCGCTAGAAATGGTAGCCGGATCCAAGCCCAAGTAAGCAACAATGTCAGTGGCCCGTCAATCTTCTTGCACTCGACACGAGTTGCCCTACACAATGACCTATACAAGTGTGCTAGGCATGCCGAACCCCAGCTAAACTGTATGATTCCACCAAAATTATGGAGCAAAGGTAAAAATTTCCAATGCACTGCTGCACCAGACTTATCTCCAAACATAATTGTTCCAAATAACAACATTATGTGACACTTTATATACATCTGAATGTGAACATCATCATTCAACACTATACGATCTTTCAAACCCCTAAACCACGTTAATTTTATAAAGCTCCCTCTACAGTCTGTCTTCCTCGGTGCAACTCCAAATTGGTGCAAGCACTCGGCTTCCAATGCCTCAAAACTACTCATTGTCGGTCCTGTAACTGGAAGTCCATTTGTCGGCAGACCGAGAATCATCGCCACATCCTCCAACGTCACGGCACACTCACCAACCGGAAAGTGAAAAGTGTGAGTCTCAGGCCGCCATCTCTCAACCAGAGCATTAACCATTGCTGACTGACATTAGACCACTCCAATCTGAGAAACATAATAAAAGCCAGTCTCGCGTAACTGTGACGCAACAATTTCGTTGTATCGATCCGGCGGCTTATAATGCTCACACATTAACATCCGTGAACCCTACAATATCAAATCTCCGTTATAAGTACCAGCATAATATAACTACATTATCAAAAACACAATTATCCTAACATATCCATTATAACTAACTCCAATCATAATTGCATTGAAGCATACACAGTAAATGATACAACAATCTTTCaattattagtcattataaataaaataattagtcatcataaataaaataatttattttattattattattattattattattattattttaaacagCATACtattctattatttattattattattattattattattattattattattcctaACACAGCATACTATTAATTTCTTAATCTAAATTTACTTATTACTAATTTATTGTCTAAATTTTActgaattaaaattcaattattattcatcataaataaaataatttattatattgttattactattaatcataataatttattaaactcaattattaatactaataaaataataacaacaacaacatatcAATATCTACTCTAATCTATTATATACAGATCTCCTTTTTCTTCCTCGTTCATTCCAACTCAACGGTTAAATCTAAATCTAACCATTTCAGACATATAACATACAggattcatttttattttagtttctaTTTCTAACTACTTAACAATAAATAGTTATACACACATATATGattagattaatttttatttagtgccattataatatatattactaCTAAAATCTACTATTATCACTATTATTATCAATAAattagaatattaaaaaaattaaaaacttacATAATCTGGATGCCCAAGATAGTTGACAATATGAAGTTTCGGTTGATttacttctttaatttttcttctttttggcattttcttcaaaattttttgaacCTTTCTTGTGGTTCAACAATggtgaagaaagaagaaaaagaggtgGGGTTCAGAGAGAGGAAAGTGTGGGGTTGAGAGAGAGATCCACGAAGAGTGAAAATGATATGTTAGGAGGGGGTTACATCACTCGAATTGGGAGAAGGAGTGTCACGGACCAACCAGGACCTGCGTGCATGCGTGACACCTGGCCATTGTTCTCAAATCGGTGCCACCGATTTGTGACCCATCTTCACCCTGAAATCGGTCCATCCGATTTCTACCCATCAAATCGGTCCGTTTGATTTGTTTTACCCCGCCGTCACATTTTCGTAATACACCCTAAACCTTCATAACGCTGTTAGACTCCATCAGAATCcccatattaaaattaaaaaactccCAATACGATCCAATTTACACACTAAAAATAATGAtacattaaatataaaaaaattattagtttaaaagaaaattacataAAGTTCCATCTTCATCCGTGTCATTCCAAATTCTAAgcatttagttagttaataCATAAATTAAAGGGCATCTGGTAATTTCACATCCTGCATTCATTTCGTGAGTATTTATGGGATGGGTGTCTCTGCCCCTTTCCATGTTTATTCATTGGGATAAGTCTTTACGGGTGTCTATCTTGACATTTTTTTCCATCATTGATCtctttgttatttaaaaaaaaaattaatttattttataacgACGTTTTCTCaatataattgttttttttaGGAATTTATTCATCCAATACACACTAAAAATTTGATTGAAGCAA
This sequence is a window from Arachis stenosperma cultivar V10309 chromosome 10, arast.V10309.gnm1.PFL2, whole genome shotgun sequence. Protein-coding genes within it:
- the LOC130954200 gene encoding uncharacterized protein LOC130954200 — translated: MSCIELYIEFEQSEADRNIELEDYNSESEDEFESNYEIVGPGEDEDETGGDMNADVAEVANALANPHPFQEPSFMRSLDLEAMHAPEFSQYMNSALLVVADGEFTVGMEFSSREAVIKAMKDYSIRRSLDYRVYESEPTTFYAKCTEYGNGCDWLIRVTKMQKKYCWEIRRYNGSHTCTRSTISQALGTNPCNFPIDNVKASSHQRECDYTGWSTASPKKSGYWPNLDS